One region of Gammaproteobacteria bacterium genomic DNA includes:
- a CDS encoding YqgE/AlgH family protein, translating into MQEGYLNNQLLIAMPQMHDPVFEKTVTLICEHNADGALGIVINRPIAISVGEVLQQLDLEYQGNEGNEPVLIGGPVASDRGFVLHRIDSDLNSEHGRWASSLDVSEQIRVTTSKDIMLAIANGSGPSQKAFALGYSGWEAGQLEEELLANAWLTAPCDTRILFEIPYAQRWEAAAQSIGIDLHNLSGDVGHA; encoded by the coding sequence ATGCAAGAAGGCTATCTCAACAACCAGTTACTTATTGCAATGCCGCAAATGCACGATCCTGTTTTCGAAAAAACCGTGACCCTGATCTGCGAGCATAATGCGGATGGTGCCTTGGGCATTGTGATCAATCGCCCTATTGCCATTAGTGTTGGTGAAGTGTTGCAACAACTGGATCTGGAATACCAGGGCAATGAAGGCAATGAACCGGTCCTGATCGGCGGACCTGTTGCCAGCGACCGTGGCTTTGTTTTGCATCGCATTGATAGTGACCTGAATAGCGAGCATGGTAGATGGGCATCATCCCTGGATGTGTCCGAGCAGATCCGGGTCACCACTTCCAAAGATATCATGCTCGCCATTGCTAATGGCAGTGGCCCAAGCCAAAAAGCCTTCGCCCTGGGGTATTCAGGCTGGGAAGCCGGTCAACTGGAAGAAGAGCTACTCGCCAATGCCTGGTTAACCGCCCCCTGCGATACCCGTATTCTATTCGAGATCCCATATGCTCAACGCTGGGAGGCTGCAGCACAATCCATAGGGATCGACTTGCACAATCTGAGTGGTGACGTTGGACATGCCTGA
- a CDS encoding response regulator, whose protein sequence is MAKVLIVDDSPTEVHILKGFLDKGGHDVLVAQDGKSGIEMAEAESPDLILMDVVMPGVNGFQATRKLSRNDKTSAIPVIMVTTKNQETDRIWGMRQGAVDYLVKPVKEKSLMEKISEVLDKNS, encoded by the coding sequence ATGGCCAAAGTTTTAATTGTCGATGACTCACCAACCGAGGTTCACATACTCAAGGGTTTCCTGGATAAAGGGGGGCATGACGTATTGGTTGCGCAGGATGGCAAATCCGGAATTGAAATGGCAGAAGCTGAATCGCCGGACTTGATCCTGATGGACGTGGTCATGCCGGGCGTTAATGGTTTTCAAGCCACGCGTAAACTATCCCGCAACGACAAAACTTCGGCAATCCCGGTCATCATGGTCACAACCAAGAATCAGGAAACCGATCGTATCTGGGGCATGCGCCAGGGCGCTGTCGATTATCTGGTGAAACCGGTTAAAGAAAAAAGCCTGATGGAGAAAATCAGCGAAGTTCTGGATAAAAATTCCT
- a CDS encoding PilT/PilU family type 4a pilus ATPase: MERDQAIKFMQDLLRAMVAKGGSDLFITAGFPPAIKVDGAVKPVSDKPLTPLQSSVIVRSIMNDKQTKSFDATKECNFAISPRGIGRFRVNAFVQQTHVGAVLRTITTDIPEFDKLGLPPVLKDVVLQKRGLVIVVGATGSGKSTSLAAMLDHRNKNSNGHIITIEDPIEFVHRHQKCVITQREVGVDTDSWEVALMNTLRQAPDVILMGEIRSRETMEYAVQFAETGHLCLATLHANNSNQALDRIINFFPEERRDQLLMDLSLNLKGLISQRLIPRSSGKGRVAAMEILLHSPLVADLIFKGEVNLLKDTMAKSTRMGMCTFDQALFNHYEDGTISYEDALRNADSRNELRLRVKLDSKRNEKIDESSTSLEILEEDDTDGFHR, from the coding sequence ATGGAAAGAGATCAAGCGATTAAATTCATGCAGGATCTATTGCGCGCCATGGTTGCAAAGGGCGGCTCGGATCTATTCATTACAGCCGGATTTCCGCCGGCGATCAAAGTTGATGGTGCGGTAAAACCGGTTTCGGATAAGCCCCTGACCCCTTTGCAAAGTAGTGTGATCGTTCGATCGATAATGAATGACAAACAAACCAAATCTTTTGATGCCACCAAAGAATGTAACTTTGCCATCAGTCCGCGCGGTATCGGACGTTTTCGTGTTAATGCGTTTGTACAGCAAACCCATGTTGGTGCAGTCTTAAGAACCATTACCACCGACATTCCTGAATTCGATAAACTCGGTTTGCCGCCGGTCTTGAAAGATGTGGTGCTGCAAAAACGCGGTCTGGTCATCGTGGTCGGGGCAACCGGCTCGGGTAAGTCTACCTCCCTGGCCGCGATGCTTGATCATCGCAACAAAAACTCCAATGGACACATCATTACCATCGAAGACCCGATTGAATTTGTGCATCGTCATCAAAAATGTGTGATCACACAACGTGAGGTCGGGGTAGATACCGATTCCTGGGAAGTGGCGCTGATGAATACCTTGCGTCAGGCGCCCGACGTTATTCTGATGGGCGAGATCCGCAGTCGCGAAACCATGGAATACGCGGTGCAGTTTGCTGAAACCGGTCATTTATGTCTGGCCACCTTGCACGCCAATAACTCCAACCAGGCGCTCGATCGTATTATCAACTTTTTCCCGGAAGAGCGCCGCGATCAGTTATTGATGGATCTTTCTTTGAACCTGAAAGGCTTGATCTCGCAACGACTGATTCCCCGCTCATCGGGCAAAGGCCGGGTTGCGGCTATGGAGATCCTGTTACATTCACCCCTGGTTGCAGATCTGATCTTTAAAGGTGAAGTAAACCTGCTGAAAGACACCATGGCAAAATCCACACGTATGGGCATGTGTACGTTTGACCAGGCCTTATTCAATCATTATGAAGATGGTACTATCAGTTATGAAGATGCCTTGCGTAATGCCGATTCACGTAATGAATTGCGTTTGCGCGTTAAACTCGACAGTAAGCGCAATGAAAAGATCGATGAATCCTCGACTTCTCTGGAAATTCTTGAAGAAGATGATACCGACGGCTTTCATCGTTAA
- the gshB gene encoding glutathione synthase, whose amino-acid sequence MAKTTKRPKIAIVMDPIQSVAAYKDTTIGMIWAAQDYADVHYLNLADLWIANGQAMTCSQLLVLHNDQGKGDWYQLGERNTRPASQFDIILMRKDPPFDMEYIYATYILDRAQVSGVTVSNHPQALRDINEKAYTAWFPELCPPTLITRDMQRMVNFQQTHGSVVAKPLDGMGGKSIFVIHPKDGNRQVIFETLTDHGKRFAMVQGFIPEITETGDQRIIIIDGKAAPYALARIPVPGEHRGNLAAGGKGQGVPLSSAAQKIANVVGPELKKRGVLFAGLDVIGNYMTEINVTSPTGIRELNSQFDLDLGRDYVNALLKQIT is encoded by the coding sequence ATGGCAAAAACAACAAAGCGTCCCAAAATTGCGATTGTGATGGATCCGATCCAGTCAGTGGCCGCGTATAAAGACACAACAATTGGCATGATCTGGGCCGCACAAGACTATGCCGATGTGCATTATTTGAATTTAGCCGATCTCTGGATCGCAAACGGTCAGGCCATGACTTGCTCGCAGTTACTGGTATTACACAACGATCAGGGGAAAGGTGATTGGTATCAATTAGGTGAAAGAAACACCCGTCCGGCGTCGCAATTTGACATCATTTTGATGCGTAAAGACCCACCTTTTGATATGGAGTACATATACGCGACCTATATTCTGGATCGCGCTCAAGTTAGCGGAGTTACCGTCAGTAATCATCCGCAAGCCCTCAGGGATATTAATGAAAAAGCTTACACCGCCTGGTTTCCCGAGTTGTGTCCGCCCACATTGATCACGCGTGACATGCAACGCATGGTCAATTTTCAACAAACGCATGGCAGTGTGGTTGCCAAACCTCTGGATGGCATGGGTGGTAAATCGATATTCGTGATCCATCCCAAGGATGGTAATCGCCAGGTTATTTTTGAAACCCTCACAGACCATGGCAAAAGATTCGCCATGGTCCAGGGGTTTATTCCCGAGATCACTGAAACCGGTGACCAGCGCATTATCATTATTGATGGAAAAGCTGCGCCCTATGCGCTGGCTCGCATACCCGTTCCAGGTGAGCATCGCGGTAACCTGGCAGCTGGAGGCAAAGGTCAAGGCGTGCCATTGAGTTCTGCTGCCCAAAAAATTGCAAATGTAGTTGGTCCCGAACTTAAAAAACGAGGCGTATTATTTGCCGGCCTGGATGTGATCGGAAACTACATGACCGAGATTAACGTCACCAGCCCAACAGGCATTCGCGAACTCAATTCGCAGTTCGACCTGGACCTGGGGCGAGATTATGTCAATGCCTTGCTCAAGCAGATCACATAG
- a CDS encoding dihydroorotate dehydrogenase electron transfer subunit codes for MNTTTTDTSHRGQIFLESATVIEQESWPGEQYILRVYAPETAKRAKAGSFAHLTCDPAVPMRRPLSIMRASPEQGWVDFLYKIHGHGLHHLSSRAAGDNISVLGPIGKGFTLHANKPRPLLIGGGVGIPPMIFLAESIKANPDADWKTFCIMGSEIPFPFAVSKSSIAVQGIDEAINGSHPLLESWNIPSRLASWQGYAASFKGFVTDLADAHLQTLSQAELDEIEIFACGPTPMLKAVAALARKYSLDCQVSLEEFMACAVGGCAGCTVPVQTPNGLEMQRVCVDGPVFEAAQVYPG; via the coding sequence ATGAACACAACAACGACTGACACATCACATCGCGGACAGATCTTTCTCGAATCGGCAACGGTTATTGAGCAAGAGTCCTGGCCTGGCGAGCAATACATACTGCGCGTGTATGCTCCTGAAACTGCCAAACGCGCCAAGGCAGGAAGTTTTGCGCATCTTACCTGTGACCCGGCTGTACCCATGCGTCGGCCCTTGTCCATCATGCGCGCTTCACCTGAACAAGGCTGGGTGGATTTTTTATACAAAATTCATGGTCACGGCCTGCATCACTTAAGTTCGCGTGCAGCAGGTGACAACATCAGTGTGTTGGGACCGATTGGCAAAGGCTTCACTTTACATGCGAATAAACCCCGCCCTTTATTGATCGGCGGCGGCGTAGGAATTCCGCCAATGATATTTCTAGCCGAAAGCATCAAGGCTAACCCAGACGCCGACTGGAAAACTTTTTGCATCATGGGTTCCGAGATTCCGTTTCCCTTCGCTGTGAGCAAATCGTCGATAGCAGTACAAGGCATAGATGAGGCCATCAATGGCTCACACCCGCTGCTGGAAAGCTGGAACATTCCAAGCCGTCTTGCTTCCTGGCAAGGCTATGCAGCCAGTTTCAAGGGCTTTGTGACCGATCTTGCCGATGCACATTTACAGACTTTGTCGCAAGCCGAACTCGATGAGATCGAGATCTTTGCCTGCGGGCCTACACCAATGTTAAAAGCCGTGGCCGCGCTAGCGCGTAAATACAGTCTTGACTGCCAGGTTTCGCTGGAAGAGTTTATGGCCTGTGCGGTGGGTGGATGCGCCGGGTGTACCGTTCCGGTGCAAACTCCGAACGGTTTAGAAATGCAACGCGTCTGTGTGGATGGCCCGGTATTCGAGGCCGCGCAAGTCTATCCTGGCTAA
- a CDS encoding type IV pilus twitching motility protein PilT, which yields MAVDIAQLLSFSVKNNASDLHLSGGLPPMIRVDGDVKRLNMDAMAHKDVHTMIYDIMNDKQRKDYEEFLETDFSFEIPNLARFRVNAFNQGRGAAAVFRTIPSEVLTLEDIAAPASFMDISDQPRGICLVTGPTGSGKSTTLAAMINYINETKPHHILTIEDPIEFVHQSKKSLINQREVHRDTLGFNEALRSALREDPDVILVGEMRDLETIRLALTAAETGHLVFGTLHTSSAAKTIDRIVDVFPAAEKEMVRAMLSESLRAVISQTLLKKIGGGRIAAHEIMIGTPAIRNLIREGKIAQMYSAIQTGQAEGMQTLDQCLQDLVKRGQISRQDARYRASQKELF from the coding sequence ATGGCCGTTGATATTGCACAGTTGCTCTCATTCAGTGTTAAAAATAATGCGTCTGACCTGCACTTATCAGGGGGTTTACCTCCGATGATCCGGGTAGATGGTGACGTTAAACGTCTGAATATGGATGCTATGGCGCACAAAGATGTGCACACCATGATCTATGACATTATGAATGACAAGCAACGTAAGGATTATGAAGAATTCCTGGAAACAGATTTCTCTTTCGAAATTCCGAATTTGGCGCGTTTCAGGGTTAATGCATTTAACCAGGGTCGTGGTGCGGCCGCCGTGTTTCGTACCATTCCATCGGAAGTGCTGACCCTTGAGGATATTGCTGCACCTGCCTCGTTTATGGACATTTCTGACCAACCGCGCGGAATTTGTCTGGTCACCGGTCCGACCGGTTCGGGAAAATCAACCACGCTTGCGGCCATGATCAACTACATCAATGAGACCAAGCCGCATCACATTTTAACCATTGAAGATCCGATCGAATTTGTACACCAAAGTAAAAAATCTCTGATCAACCAGCGTGAAGTCCATCGCGATACTCTGGGCTTTAATGAAGCACTGCGTTCTGCCTTGCGTGAAGATCCTGATGTGATCCTGGTTGGCGAGATGCGTGACCTTGAGACCATTCGCCTGGCGCTAACCGCTGCAGAAACCGGTCACCTGGTGTTCGGAACCCTGCACACCAGTTCGGCCGCCAAAACCATTGACCGTATTGTTGACGTGTTCCCGGCAGCGGAAAAAGAAATGGTGCGTGCGATGTTGTCTGAATCTCTACGCGCGGTTATTTCACAAACGCTATTGAAAAAAATAGGTGGTGGGCGAATTGCAGCTCACGAAATTATGATCGGTACGCCGGCGATTCGAAACCTGATCCGTGAAGGCAAGATCGCGCAAATGTATTCAGCCATCCAGACGGGACAGGCGGAAGGCATGCAAACCCTTGATCAATGTTTGCAAGACTTGGTGAAACGCGGTCAGATCTCACGTCAGGACGCGCGTTATCGTGCTTCCCAGAAAGAGTTGTTTTAA
- a CDS encoding PilT/PilU family type 4a pilus ATPase, translated as MNIKPLLKIMAEKRASDLFLSPFSPIKIKIDGVIRAVNNTILDVASVKAAAMSIMTQSEKEQLIENLEVDFAISESGLGRFRVNVFHQRSSIAMVLRFISPETPRLEDLDLPDKIPELIMGKRGLVLMVGATGSGKSTTLAAMLDHRNENSSSHILTVEDPIEFLHKSKKSIVNQRELGTDTHSYHNALRSAVREAPDVILIGEIRDGETMETALTLAGTGHLTVATLHANNAAETLDRIINMFPQERHHQILTDMSQYLNAIISQRLVIMKNGKRCAAVEVMMNTPHIRELILKNDISSVKEALNATTEGGMQSFDSALYELYASGKVSLEEALLNADSKADLEARINFG; from the coding sequence ATGAATATCAAACCCCTGTTAAAAATTATGGCCGAGAAAAGAGCCTCGGATCTTTTCTTGAGTCCGTTCTCGCCGATCAAGATCAAGATCGACGGTGTGATCCGTGCTGTGAACAATACCATTCTGGATGTGGCGTCTGTCAAAGCGGCGGCCATGTCGATCATGACCCAGTCAGAAAAAGAGCAATTGATCGAGAACCTGGAAGTGGATTTCGCCATCTCGGAATCGGGTTTGGGACGTTTTCGGGTCAATGTCTTCCATCAGCGCAGCAGTATTGCGATGGTTTTACGCTTTATTTCACCTGAAACCCCACGCCTGGAAGATCTGGATCTGCCAGACAAGATTCCGGAATTGATCATGGGTAAAAGGGGATTGGTGTTGATGGTTGGCGCGACCGGTTCGGGCAAATCAACCACGCTTGCAGCAATGCTTGATCATCGCAATGAAAACTCTTCCAGCCACATTTTAACTGTTGAAGATCCGATTGAATTTTTGCACAAAAGTAAAAAGTCTATAGTCAATCAACGCGAACTGGGTACCGACACCCACAGCTATCACAATGCACTGCGCAGTGCCGTGCGAGAAGCGCCGGATGTGATTTTGATTGGCGAGATCCGAGACGGTGAAACCATGGAAACGGCATTAACCCTGGCAGGTACCGGGCATTTAACGGTTGCAACCTTGCACGCCAATAATGCTGCAGAAACCCTGGACAGGATTATTAATATGTTTCCGCAAGAGCGCCATCACCAGATCCTGACTGATATGTCACAGTATTTAAACGCCATCATTTCACAACGCCTTGTGATCATGAAAAATGGTAAACGCTGTGCGGCGGTAGAGGTCATGATGAATACCCCGCACATTCGTGAGCTGATCCTGAAAAATGATATTAGTAGTGTGAAAGAAGCTTTGAACGCAACTACCGAAGGCGGCATGCAGAGTTTTGATTCTGCATTGTACGAGTTATACGCCTCTGGCAAAGTATCTTTGGAAGAAGCTCTGTTGAATGCGGATTCCAAAGCCGACCTGGAAGCCAGAATCAATTTTGGTTGA
- a CDS encoding energy transducer TonB: protein MLNDNDRLMTAFFVAIILHGIVILGITFESEALIHSGSDQLEVVLIQGHSDDLEPENAKYYAQSNQLGSGNTADQVRASSDPTQGDPFDNPGNPDGQALQEREVITDEAMRQYLAARKSDRPSVLIQVKPDIAISDYRLKARLMTSGEQVLAPQEKTDVKNLITASEDNELVVSINAKESNVANYISAWRQKVERIGTLNYPKDLLEKNRQRSPVIEVSIGRDGSIRKAAILRTSGSGSTDQAALRILRLAAPFDPFPEELAVGNNALTFVYEWQFTEVGVVKGRAFKGDSN from the coding sequence ATGCTTAATGATAATGATCGACTGATGACGGCTTTTTTTGTTGCGATTATTTTGCATGGAATCGTGATCTTGGGCATTACCTTTGAATCAGAAGCATTGATCCACAGTGGCAGCGATCAACTCGAAGTGGTACTGATACAGGGTCACAGTGACGACCTGGAACCGGAAAATGCAAAATATTACGCCCAGTCGAATCAACTGGGCTCCGGCAACACCGCAGATCAGGTACGTGCCTCCAGTGACCCTACGCAAGGTGATCCGTTTGATAATCCAGGCAATCCCGACGGCCAGGCGCTACAAGAACGTGAAGTTATTACTGACGAAGCGATGCGCCAATATCTGGCTGCACGGAAATCCGATCGCCCGAGTGTGCTTATACAAGTGAAGCCCGATATTGCTATTTCGGATTACCGCTTAAAGGCACGCCTCATGACCAGTGGTGAACAGGTACTGGCTCCGCAAGAAAAGACCGATGTCAAAAATCTCATAACTGCAAGCGAAGATAACGAGCTGGTGGTGTCGATCAATGCCAAAGAAAGCAATGTGGCAAATTACATCAGCGCCTGGCGACAGAAAGTGGAACGCATTGGCACCTTGAATTACCCTAAAGATCTGCTGGAAAAAAACCGACAACGTTCACCCGTCATCGAGGTCTCGATCGGTCGCGATGGCTCAATCCGCAAAGCGGCAATTTTACGCACATCCGGATCAGGCTCTACTGATCAGGCCGCCTTGCGAATCTTGCGCCTTGCAGCGCCTTTTGACCCTTTCCCCGAAGAACTGGCGGTTGGTAATAACGCGCTGACCTTTGTGTACGAATGGCAATTCACCGAAGTTGGCGTGGTTAAAGGTCGTGCCTTTAAAGGTGATTCTAATTAG
- a CDS encoding response regulator, whose amino-acid sequence MVSNTQAQENTGLKVLIIDDSKTIRRTAETILTKEGFRVFTAIDGFDALSKVADHKPDVIFVDIMMPRLDGYQTCALIKHNKTYNQTPIIMLSSKDGLFDRARGKIVGSEQYLTKPFTKEELLNAINLHTDAAA is encoded by the coding sequence ATTGTGAGCAATACGCAAGCGCAAGAAAACACCGGATTAAAGGTTTTGATCATCGATGATAGTAAAACTATCCGGCGCACAGCTGAAACCATCCTCACTAAAGAGGGATTCAGAGTCTTTACCGCCATCGATGGATTTGATGCCTTGTCAAAAGTTGCGGACCACAAACCCGATGTGATCTTTGTCGACATCATGATGCCCAGACTGGACGGTTATCAGACCTGTGCCTTGATTAAGCACAATAAAACCTACAATCAGACACCGATTATCATGTTATCAAGTAAAGATGGCTTGTTTGACCGGGCGCGTGGCAAGATCGTCGGATCAGAACAGTATCTGACCAAGCCATTTACCAAAGAAGAATTATTGAATGCAATTAACCTGCATACCGATGCAGCTGCATAA
- a CDS encoding FAD:protein FMN transferase codes for MSIALFSGCASEESPHKFQRYTLGTYVQLQIYSSKHQADEFIKQFDQLSKKQTKDLYAWGDGWLTVQNRFLENAQCGLPVDDDSMVFFQKLKDLHAHSSGLFDPAIMPLVELWGFHKSEEMRSVPPTDEEIESLMARYGNMQDIELHDRKICAKRPLKVDLGGVAKGWAAQQAFEMLYEHGINNALIGFGGDLIALGHKPDGSPWKVGLKNPDIHSKGFDAPAIFTLDKRESSATAVFTSGDYERQFEYKGKRSHHILDPRSGYPNTAIRSVTVIHSDPILADAAATALHVAGEDWQNIAKQMKVENVLVLFPNKKAQITNSMNDLTSWQDPDYKVEVIAQLNSTY; via the coding sequence ATGAGTATTGCACTGTTTTCGGGGTGCGCTTCAGAAGAAAGCCCCCATAAATTCCAGCGCTATACCCTCGGCACCTATGTACAGCTACAAATCTATTCCAGCAAACATCAGGCGGATGAATTCATTAAGCAGTTTGATCAACTCAGCAAAAAACAAACCAAAGACCTCTATGCCTGGGGTGATGGCTGGCTAACGGTTCAAAACCGGTTTTTGGAAAACGCCCAATGTGGTCTGCCCGTTGATGATGACAGCATGGTTTTTTTTCAAAAACTGAAAGACTTGCATGCGCATAGTTCCGGTTTATTCGACCCGGCAATCATGCCTCTTGTGGAACTATGGGGTTTTCATAAATCCGAGGAAATGCGTTCGGTTCCGCCAACGGATGAAGAAATTGAATCTCTCATGGCTCGATATGGCAATATGCAAGACATTGAATTGCACGACCGGAAAATTTGCGCCAAACGTCCATTAAAAGTGGATCTTGGCGGTGTCGCAAAGGGCTGGGCGGCGCAACAAGCGTTCGAAATGCTATACGAGCATGGCATTAACAACGCACTCATCGGTTTTGGGGGTGATCTCATCGCGCTTGGTCATAAGCCTGATGGCTCGCCCTGGAAAGTGGGATTAAAAAACCCCGATATCCACAGCAAAGGCTTTGATGCCCCGGCCATATTCACGCTTGATAAAAGAGAATCATCAGCGACGGCAGTATTCACGTCGGGTGACTACGAACGCCAGTTTGAATATAAAGGCAAACGTTCGCACCACATACTTGATCCACGCAGCGGCTACCCGAATACAGCAATTCGCAGCGTAACCGTCATTCACTCGGACCCGATATTGGCCGATGCTGCAGCAACCGCATTGCATGTGGCCGGTGAAGACTGGCAAAACATAGCCAAACAAATGAAAGTTGAAAATGTTTTAGTATTGTTCCCGAATAAAAAGGCACAAATAACAAACTCAATGAATGATCTAACCTCCTGGCAAGACCCGGATTATAAAGTTGAAGTGATCGCGCAACTAAATTCGACATACTGA
- the ruvX gene encoding Holliday junction resolvase RuvX → MPDSSGMSAPKINQSIMALDYGQRRIGVAVGNPITRNAQALTTVIISDPFTISNALLDLIKEWQPHKLIMGMPYNADGSESGMGKSIRRYAALLSDRIDMPIEFIDESYSSREAGKQIKELRQTGKRNRRVKKTDIDKAAAAVMLQRWMDENYT, encoded by the coding sequence ATGCCTGATTCATCTGGCATGTCTGCCCCAAAAATCAATCAATCAATTATGGCGCTGGACTATGGCCAGCGGCGTATTGGTGTGGCGGTGGGAAACCCGATTACCCGCAATGCTCAGGCGCTGACCACCGTTATAATCAGTGACCCATTCACCATCAGCAATGCATTGCTCGATTTGATCAAAGAATGGCAACCCCATAAGTTGATCATGGGTATGCCGTATAATGCGGATGGCAGCGAATCCGGGATGGGTAAATCCATTCGACGTTACGCAGCTTTACTCAGTGACCGAATTGATATGCCAATAGAATTTATCGATGAAAGTTACAGCTCCAGGGAAGCCGGCAAGCAAATAAAAGAATTGCGCCAAACTGGCAAACGGAATAGACGTGTCAAAAAAACCGACATTGATAAAGCCGCGGCTGCAGTAATGCTACAACGCTGGATGGACGAGAATTACACTTAA
- a CDS encoding aspartate carbamoyltransferase catalytic subunit: MHHLSSIADLSAENIRAIFSKADELKAMSATELNTRLQHRILANLFFEPSTRTRLSFESAAKQLGMHVLTMNEHQSSRVKGETYLDTLITLQAVGAEIFVIRSKDEKICNELAIQMSRLHPNTHIINGGGGTLNHPTQGLLDVYTMLQHHSDLESAKIVIVGDIKHSRVARSTCQCLNALGITNISLVAPQHLLPEASEFTTSKQGTDLDTALENADIVMALRIQKERMLDGEIPDNDSYHQRYGINSQRLEKTCPQALVMHPGPMNRGVEISSELADSQRSLISAQVNNGLFIRMALFDLLLNKQ, from the coding sequence ATGCACCATCTTTCAAGCATTGCCGACCTGAGCGCAGAAAACATACGAGCAATATTTTCTAAAGCCGATGAATTGAAAGCCATGTCGGCGACAGAGCTGAACACGCGTTTACAACATCGCATTCTGGCCAATTTGTTTTTTGAACCGAGTACACGTACCCGGCTTTCCTTTGAGTCAGCCGCCAAACAGCTGGGCATGCACGTGCTGACCATGAATGAACATCAATCATCGCGGGTCAAGGGCGAAACCTATCTCGATACGCTGATCACACTGCAAGCGGTGGGCGCCGAGATCTTTGTGATTCGCAGCAAAGATGAAAAAATTTGCAATGAACTGGCGATTCAGATGAGCCGGCTGCATCCGAATACGCATATCATTAATGGTGGTGGCGGCACACTGAATCATCCTACCCAGGGCTTACTCGACGTTTACACCATGCTCCAGCATCACTCCGATCTCGAGTCTGCCAAGATCGTTATAGTGGGTGACATCAAACACTCGCGAGTGGCGCGTTCCACCTGTCAGTGTTTGAATGCGCTGGGGATCACAAACATCAGTTTAGTGGCACCGCAACATCTGTTGCCGGAAGCCTCTGAATTCACAACATCTAAACAGGGCACTGATCTGGATACCGCACTGGAAAATGCCGATATCGTGATGGCGCTACGCATACAAAAAGAACGCATGCTGGATGGCGAGATTCCAGACAACGACAGTTATCACCAGCGTTACGGCATTAATAGTCAGCGATTGGAAAAAACCTGTCCACAAGCACTGGTTATGCACCCGGGTCCAATGAATCGCGGCGTTGAGATCAGTAGCGAACTGGCTGACAGCCAACGCTCCTTGATTTCGGCACAAGTTAACAACGGGCTTTTCATCCGAATGGCTCTGTTCGATCTCTTACTCAATAAACAATAA